The Bacillus mesophilus genome segment GATGTGGGAAAGGAAAATGGAACGATTCAGGAAGCTGAAAAGGTGATGATCAATAATATCTTTGAATTCGATAATAAAACGGTCTCAGATATTATGACGCACCGAACAAATATCACGGCTCTATCTATTAATTCAACCTTACTTGAAACCGTTCGCTTCGTTAATACTGAAAAATATACTCGCTTCCCCGTTTATGAAGAAAACATTGATCATATTGTTGGAGTTCTGCACGGAAAAGATTTAATTCAATTTGTTGAAAACTGTGAAGAAGCAAACTTTAATATGAGAGAGCTCATTCGCGATCCTTTTTTCGTTCTAGAATCAAAACCAATTGATACTCTTTTTAGAGATATGCAGAAGTACAATATCCATATGGCCATTGCCATCGATGAATATGGAGGAACTGACGGCATTGTGACGATCGAGGATGTTCTTGAAGAAATTGTTGGGAATATCTTTGATGAGTATGACGAGCCTGAATTTGATGAGGAAGAAATCATCCAGCTTGAAGATCTGACCTACATTATTCCTGGAACGACCAATTTATATATTGTAGAAGACTTGTTAAAGACAGAATTTCCTACCGAGGAATACGACATTTTAAGTGGATTCTTAATTGGACAGCTTGGATATATTCCGAATAATGGTGATCAGCCAGAGATTGAATATAAGGATTATTTGTTTACAGTGAAGGAAGTAAACGAGAAAAGGATTGTTCGGGTTGAGGTTGGCTTAAAAAAGGATAGTGGCAGTTAATAAGGGATACCTTAGTTGGTATCCTTTATTGTTGTAGTAATATTGGTTTATCAATTTTCTAACTATGCCTTTTTTAGCAAAAAAATTTAAGAAGAACGAATTAAGCTAAGTAATAACCTGAAAAACCCATTTTGCGTGAAGACACGTAATTATTGCATAAAGAGATAAAGCAGTGTATATAAGCGGCTTAAACCAACTGATTCTAGGAAAAACATTTTTCCAGCCAAACACTAATAAGGCAATTGACAATAATAATTTTAGTCCTAAAAATAATAAGGGTTCTGTTTCATAAAGGAATCTCATAGTTGGGTTAGCTTCCTCAATAAGGGATAGTTTTAACCCTAAGAATGTCATAGTAGCATCAATACTGTTTAAAATTGCTAAACTATAAAATATCAACTTCATGATTAACCACCTTTCCGTATCACCTCATTAAACAGGAGGAATAATTACGCCCTTTTTTAGAATTTTAGTCAAGGAGGGTCCATGCTATACCAAGTACCACTTAAAAGGAGTAATTTTGTTCACATAGCCTGTTTAACTTCATCCTAATTAGTGAATATATATTGTACTTCTTTTCAATCTAGTATATAATTGTTCTCTATTGAGAATTTAACAACAAAAAAATAATATAATTTGTAGATGTTTATTATTTTAGTTCTTAATAAAGAATTATTCAATAAAAATATCTGTATTTTTAAAATCTTATAATTTTGTTTTTTTTCAGACATATCTATGTAAAGTACTCTTTTAAAAAGAGGTAAGATATATTCTTTTGGAATGAATACTTATAATTAGGAGGGCTTTCATTTGAAAACACTATACTGGTTAAGCCTACTAGCAGGAACTCTATGGGGATCAAAGCCCCTATATGATTGGTTAATCTTAAAAAGAGAGATTCACATTGGCTATCAACCTTCAGGATTTTTCGATCATATTGAGTTTATATTTCCTGTACTTTGCTTAAGTGTTTTATATCTTTTAGGTTCAACATTTAAAAAGCAGCTTACTTTTTCCATCACCATTCTAACAATTGGTTTACTCTTGAATTCAATCTTTTATTACATTGAGACGTTTCATTCTTTATCAAGTATCCCTTATGGACACCTTTTTCTCCTTCCTAGTACTGCTTTTCTATTTACAGGAGCTGTATCACTTGCCTTCCAATTATATAAACTAAAAGAAGTAGCGAAAGCTGTGTTTTACATAGGAATAGTCTTTTCCGTAAGTACAGGCTTACTCTGCTTATTACCTCTAGCAGTTATCTTTCTATCAGAAAGTGTCGTCACTCCTTTAACCGCTAGTATCATGACGATAATCGGCTTTTCTTTTGGTTCAATAAGCATTCCATTCCTTCTAAAAAATCGAAAATCCAAGATTAATATCACAACAGAAGTAACTACATAATGTACAATAGAAATAAAACATAAAGGGGCTACCAAAAATGAAACAAGAACTGATCACCCGCTTAACTACATATGTAAAAATTGACACTCAATCAGATGCTGATAGTCCAACTTGTCCGTCAACACCAGGTCAGTTAACACTGGCTAACTTACTTGTCGAGGAGTTAAAGTCAATCGGCATGAAGGAAATAACGATGGATGATAATGGTTATGTGATGGCGACGCTTCCTGCTAACACGGATAAGGAAGTTCCAACAATCGGTTTCCTTGCTCATCTAGATACGGCTACAGACTTCACTGGTGCTAACGTAAATCCTCAAATTGTTGAAAACTATGATGGAGATGATTTAGTTCTAAATGAAGCATTAAACGTGGTCCTTTCACCAAAGAGCCTTCCTGAGCTTCCAAAATATAAAGGGCATACCTTAATTACAACAGATGGAACGACACTTCTCGGAGCTGATAATAAAGCAGGTATTACTGAGATCATGACAGCTATGAACTATTTTATTCAGAACCCTGACATCAAGCACGGTAAAGTAAGAGTAGCGTTCACTCCTGATGAGGAAATCGGTAGAGGGCCACATAAGTTTGATGTTGCTGCCTTCAATGCAAAATTTGCTTATACAGTTGATGGAGGTCCACTTGGAGAGCTACAGTATGAAAGCTTTAGTGCTGCAGGAGCAAAGATTACAGTTAAAGGTAATAGCGTTCACCCAGGTACGGCAAAGAACAAGATGGTCAATTCAGCTAAGATTGCAATGGAGTTAAACGGAATGTTACCTGCTGATGAAGCTCCTGAATATACAGAAGGATACGAAGGATTCTATCACTTAATTTCTTTCAATGGCGATGTTGAGCAAACAAAGCTTTCTTACATTATTAGAGATTTTGACAGAGAGAGCTTTGAAGGAAGAAAGACTACCCTCCAAAATATCGTAAATGACCTTAATGATAAATATGGTCAGGGTACTGTGACTTTAGAGATGAATGACCAATATTATAATATGAGAGAAAAAATCGAGCCAGTGAAGGAAATTGTTGATATTGCTAATACGGCAATGAAGAATTTAAACATCGAACCAATCATTGAACCGATTCGTGGTGGGACTGATGGATCCCAGCTTTCCTATATGGGACTACCAACTCCGAATATTTTTACAGGTGGAGAGAACTTCCACGGTAAGTTTGAATATATTTCTGTTGATAATATGGAAAAGGCTACAAAAGTGATTGTAGAGATAACTAGATTATTTGAAGAACAAAACTAAATAATTTGAAACCAAACCTGCTCATGAAGCGTATATTCTTGAAAGAGAACTTACTTTGTGAGCAGGTTTTCCTTTGTCTATAACTGTGGAGAAGAAAGTGGGCTATATATGGAGGATCTAAATATAAAAACAAGTACAAAAAGAAATTTCAACCCAAATGAGGCAATTCTGGTGTTCTCTTCTTTTATACTGGCTTGTTTGGCAACAGTTTTTGGTTTCATTATAAATGACTTGTTTAAAATCTAGGATTATTTATCATTTAATCAGCCTATAAAGATGATCTTTATTTCAGTGATTTCCGTTTACTTGTAATAGGTGGCTTGTTAGCACTTGTAACACCTTCAAGATTTGTTGATGACACAAATAAAACCTATCAAAACTATTCTGTTGGCAAATTACTAACATTTTTAATGACTGGGGCAGTTTTTGAAGAGTTATTATTTAGGGGAATTCTTCAAAATGTACTATTTCTTGTTTTTAATAATGAGTGGCTTACCATCATGATCACTACATTAGCCTTTGTAGCCATACATATTCAGTACTATAAAAAACCCATTATGCTCCTCAATATTACCATTCCTGGCTTGGTTTTCGGTTGGGTTTATTTTGAAACGGCTAACCTCATCGTGCCCATTGTTGTCCATTTTTTAGCGAATCTAGGGATGACCCTCATATTCAAATATAAATGGTTGAAATTAAAGGAGTAAGCAAAAATAGCTTGGAATTAAACTCCAAGCTATTTTCATACTAACTAACACTACGTCTATATTGGAGTATTCAAAATGATAGAATCACTTCCTTTTCCCAATAATTGATTTAACATTTTTTGTGATCCTTATTGTATGATTGTTGGTAGATGAGAGGTGTTGTAGATGAAATTTTGGTTAAAGGTTTTCCTTTCAATATTCATTTTTAGTGGGATTGGTTGGGCAATTTATTATACCGCTACCAATCTTGCTTCCGAGCAGTTAGTCGAAGCAGTATCAACTGAGCTTGAAATCAGTGGGGAAATGGACAAAGTAAAGCAAGAAATAGAACAGGATCCAGACCTACAGGCATTTATCGCAGATCAGCACAATGTTGATGAAAAGAAGCTTCCCTTTAAGACCAAGGAAGAAGCAACAAGAGCCATCATTAAAAAAGTTGGAATGACAGAATTAAAGCAAATTCAAGAACAAGTGCAAAGTGGAAACATGACAAAAGAGGAAGTCATTACACTACTCGAGGAAAACCTCTCAGAAGAAGAAATTCTCGCTTTAAAGGTTATTGCATACAAGGAACTACAAAAATAAATAACAATCCCATAATACCCATAGTTACTGGATGGAGCGCAATAAAACGGACTAAATAAAAAACAGATACCATAGCTAAACTATAGTACCTGTTTTTCTTTTTAGTTTTACTGTACCAAAGCAGGAACAACTAACTGAATTCTTCCTTCTGCTTGATATTCAAATGGGTTTGAAAGAGTCTTCACATATTCCACCGTTGCATCCACATCAACTGGACCAACTTCCAGATTAGTAGACAACTCCTCAAAACTTGTATCAGCATTTCCATACATATAGTTGTTCACAACCACTGTATATTCCTTTGTTTCATCAATCTTACTTCCATCTGGTAAAAGAATATCTACTACTTTACCTGTCTTTGTTTCAAAATCATACGTATACGTGTACTTGAATCCAGCAATATGGTAATCAAGACCTTTAGCTGTGATTTGTTCATCTAAAATGATTCGTAGATCAGCTCCACTAAGGTTAACTTTGTTTAATGTATTACCAAAAGGTTGGACTGCAAATAAATCGCCATACGTAACTTCTCCTGCATCTAGTGGTGAACGAACTCCTCCACCATTCATTAAAGCAAAGTCAGCATTCATTGCATACTTCATTCCATCTGCAATTAAATTCCCTAAGCCAAAGTCTCCAAACTCACTTGCTGTTGTTGGATATCCCTTCGCAAGTGTAGTTACTGATCCTCCTACAACCTGTGCTTTAATTGGTTCAACTTTAGCTGCATACTTCTCCATGATTGCTGCCACTTCTGGGTCTGGTGTATAGTTATTTTGAAATACAGTCTTAATTTCTGCAGACTTGCTATAGATATCTCCTGTGAACGGATCAATTTCAAGATCAACGTCAGAGAATGCAGTACCATAAGAAAAGGCTTGAACAATTAACTTATTATCTACTAATCTATTAACCTCTACATGGTTATGAGCAGCAAATAGTACATCTACTTCATCAGAAATTTGTTCAGCTATTTTGCTTAAATCAAATTTATCTGTGTATCCAGTTTGAGATGCTGGATTATGTGCTAATACGACAATAGACTGTATTCCTTGACTCTTTAACTCGGCTGTATATTTATTGATTGCCTCTACTTCATCGGTAATTTGTAATGTCTCATTACCTTTTCTCACAATCATAGTAGGAGTTTCTTGTGTAACGACCCCAATAAATCCTACCTTTTGCCCGCCGATTGTGAAGACAGTGTAAGGCTCCGTGATCAGCTGCCCATCTCTTGTATCATAAGCATTTGCTGCAACTAGAGGGAAATTCATTCCGTCATAGCCTGGGTTTCCATTGGGATGATTTCCACCATGCATCATACGCTTTAGTTCATCGATACCCTCATCAAACTCGTGATTACCAAGCGCACCAACATCTACGCCCATTGCTTCTAATACTTCAATTGTTGGCTCATCTTGGAATAAAGCAGACACTAGTGGACTTCCACCAATCATGTCTCCTGAATGAACAAGTAATGTGTTAGGATTGGTTGCTTCTTCCGCTTTTAATGCCGCAGCAGTGTACTCAACCTTACCAGCCAACTGATTTCCTATCTTTTTACTTGTATCTAATTGACCATGTAAATCATTTAAACCCAGTAGTTGAACCTTTATCCCTCGGTTTAAATCAATTTCGAAAATGCCAAAGCCATTTTGATCAAGTTGACCTGTATAGCTGAAAGGACTAGTAGCATCAATATATTTCTCAGCATTCGGTGATGTTGTAAATGTTACCTTTACATCCGCTGAAATCGGGGCAATCGACCAGTTATTATCAGCTGTTGGTGTTACTTCTTTCATCTCAGAAATATAATCCATTAAAATTTGGCGGTTTTCATCTGCTGAATCAACAACAAGCTCACTTCCTTTAATTCCTGGGAAGTTACCACCACCACCTGCACGGTAGTTATTAGTTACCACAATAAAGTCTTGTTCTAAATCAATTGCTTCACCATTATACTCAAGATTTACTACACGGCTAGCATCTGGATTAATTAAAGAACCATCTTTTCCATATTTAGCTGGTTGGGTTACATCAATTTGATATGTTACCCCGTCAATTACATCGAAGTTGTAAACTGGGAAACTAGTACTTAGTAATTCTTGTGCTTCTGTAATCGTTGGATCGATTGTATTGAACTTACCTGCTGACATTTCAATCCATTCTTTTACAACAGAACCTTTTACTTTGACTGCTTTTAGTGTGTTGTCGTAAAGGTATAAATCACCTGCACTACGGATCGTTAAGTCTCCCTTTTTAATCTCTGTATATTCTTCCACACCGTTACGTCCTGCTTTAAATGGTGCACCAACAGATAGAATCGGAAGGTCTCTATATTCAGGCTTATTTAATTCAACATACTTTTCTACATACCATTTTTGCGCATTTGTTACAATTTGTACGGAAGGATCATCCTGAACTAGAGCAAAATAGCTATGGATATCATCCGTTGTTGTACCAATTGGCGTATTTACATATTCAATTGTGGCTTCATGATCAGCCGTTACTGCTTCCACAATTGCTGAATCTGGTTGTACATGTTCGATTTCTCTAGTAGATGACTGAGAGGTAGCAACAGACCACTTTCCTCTTACTTTTTGAAGAGAAAGGTCAATGATTCCTAACGAACCTCCACCATATCCCGCTTGTACAGCAGCTACTCCATTAATTGTACCTTTTTCATTATCAACACCAGGTAGTGGGTTCCCATCTGGACCTTTAAACAATCTATCCAACTTATCCACTGATTTTGCTGGGAATGTTTTATGCGTATGAGAAAAAGTAATTGCATCGATTCCAGCTACTTTACTTAGCGCATACACTGCGTCCTCTGTATGGGCTTCATTTCCGTTAAAACCAGAATGAGCTAATGCAATAATGACATCTGCTCCTTCTTCCTCCATCATAGGTACAAACTTTTCAGCCGTCTCTACGATATTTTTTGTTATCACTTTGCCATCAAGATGTGCCTTATCCCACTCATTAATTTGTGGCGGTACAAATCCGATATAACCGATCTTAATGACCTTTGTTTTACCCTCATTGTCTGTTACTTTCTTATTTACAATTTTATAAGGAGAATATTTATTTACATCATTCGTCTGGTCTTGATCCAGATCATCTATGTATACGTTTGCGTTTACGACTGGGAAGTTCGCATCATCATATACTTCATCAAGGTAATCTAATCCATAGTTAAATTCATGATTTCCTAGAGTAACGATGTCATAATCCATTAAATTCATGGCCTTAATTGCTGGATGAACCTCACCGTCTTCTAGTGGATCTACCTTTGCTTTGTATGTACCTAGTGGATTACCTTGAATGAGGTCGCCATTATCTACTAGTACCGAGTTCTTTACTTCTTTTCGAGCCTGCTTCACAAGGGTTGCTGTCTTGGCTAATCCTAATTTTGGTGCTTCGGCATTTTTGTAATAATCATAGCTTAATAGATTAGTGTGAATATCTGTTGTCTCCATAATGCGTAGCTCCACTTGTGAAGTCACTTTTCCTCCAGAGGGTTTTGCTGCACTAATGCTCGTAGACATAAATGGTGTTGTTAAAAGACTTAAAGCAAGAACACTGGAAACTACTTTTTTACCTTTGACTTTGCTTTGCAATTTCATTAGATCCACCCTTTACTCATATTTGAAAGACAGTACATTGCACATTAAATATAGCAGACAAAAATTAACTACTTGTAAAGAATATGTAAGGTTTTCAAAAGACAGTTAAATACTACTATCCTTGTCATTCAAACGAGAATTAAAGGTAGTTCAAGTGTCCTTACTGATTTTAGAAAACTAGGATAATAGGTACTGTCACGCATCCCGAAGAGGACCTATATGCATTTATGTAAGCTTTAGGAAAATAAAAAAGACACCTTCCCATAAGGAAAAGTGCCCTGTATCATCCTACCATCTAGCCGTAAGCATTTTACGCCTCGTATAAAACTCGACCCCGTCAGATCCATTTGCATGAAGATCTCCATAAAATGAATTCTTCCAGCCTGAGAATGGGAAGAATGCCATTGGTGCTGGAACTCCAATGTTCACCCCAAGCATTCCAACCTCAATGTTTTCTCTAAAGTAACGAACGTTGCTACCATCTTGAGTGAATAAGCATGCCCCGTTACCAAAATCAGATTGGTTTGTAAGCTCAATAGCTTCCTCTAAGCTTCCAACTCGAACAATTGAAAGTACTGGCGCAAAGATTTCATCTTTCCAAATCTTCATAGAAGGCTTTACATTATCAAAAATAGTTGGGCCGATGAAGTATCCATTTTGGTGATAAGCCTCATCCTTACGACCGTCGCGAACTAAAGTTGCTCCCTCTTGTTCTCCGCTCACGATATAGCTTTCTGTACGCTCTTTATGTTCTGCACGAATGACCGGACCTAGAAATACATCCTCTTCTAATCCGTTTCCGATTTTGATTTCATCTGCTTTTTCATTTAGTTTCTGAATAAGTGGATCAACTACATCACTAACTGCCACTACCACTGCGCATGCCATACAACGTTCACCCGCTGAGCCGTAAGCCGCACTAATGATTTCCTTCACGGCTGAATCTAAATCCGCATCAGGCATCACAATGGAATGGTTTTTTGCTCCCGCTAGAGCTTGAACTCGTTTTCCATTGTTAGCAGCTGTTTTATAAATATATTCGGCCACCGGTTGTGATCCAACAAAGGAAATCGCAGGTACTTCTTTATGATGCAATAATCCATTCACCACATCATGAGCACCATGAACAATGTTCAGAACCCCATTTGGTAAGCCTGCCTCTGTGAAAAGTTCTGCTAAACGATTAGCCAGTAAAGGTGTTCTTTCTGAGGGCTTTAATATAAAGGTATTTCCCATAGCGATTGCTAGCGGAAACATCCAGCATGGTACCATCATTGGAAAGTTAAAAGGAGTGATTCCTCCGACTACTCCGACTGGATAGCGATACATACCCGATTCAATATTGGAAGCAATATCTGGTAGCTGTTTACCCATCATTAGGGTCGGTGCACCAGCTGCGAATTCCACACACTCAATTCCTCGTTGTACTTCTCCATGTGCTTCTTTAAAGCTTTTGCCATTCTCGATTGTAATTAATCTAGCAAGCTCATCCCACTGCTCTACTAATAGCTGCTGATATTTAAATAGAATACGAGCCCGCTTTGGTACAGGTGTTTTACTCCATGTTTTAAAAGCTTCTCTCGCTGCTTTTACAGCTGTATCAACATCTTCTTGAGTTGAAATCGGAACCTGTGCTAGCTCCTCACCAGTGGCCGGATTGGGCACGACTTGATATTGCTCAGTTTGGGCATTTACCCATGCACCGTTAATATAATTTTTAAGGATTTTAGTTGTTGTTGTGGTCAAGATTTATTTTCCCCTTTCTACACGCATCAAAGCCTGGTTCTTGTAAACTAGTTGTACATTTATGTATACACATCGTTGTGTGAAAAATTCTCGTAATAATCTAACAGTAAACTACAAGCTAAAATAACTCCAATATTTTACTTTTAGTTTACTATTTTTTTAGATGCAAATTGATAATCATAACAAACGAGATAGAGTTCCTCTAGCTCTTCTCTTGTCGGTACTCTCGGATTATTTGCTGGACTACCGCTAGCTAATGCATCCTCTGCCATTTTACTGATTGCTAATTTA includes the following:
- a CDS encoding bifunctional 2',3'-cyclic-nucleotide 2'-phosphodiesterase/3'-nucleotidase produces the protein MKLQSKVKGKKVVSSVLALSLLTTPFMSTSISAAKPSGGKVTSQVELRIMETTDIHTNLLSYDYYKNAEAPKLGLAKTATLVKQARKEVKNSVLVDNGDLIQGNPLGTYKAKVDPLEDGEVHPAIKAMNLMDYDIVTLGNHEFNYGLDYLDEVYDDANFPVVNANVYIDDLDQDQTNDVNKYSPYKIVNKKVTDNEGKTKVIKIGYIGFVPPQINEWDKAHLDGKVITKNIVETAEKFVPMMEEEGADVIIALAHSGFNGNEAHTEDAVYALSKVAGIDAITFSHTHKTFPAKSVDKLDRLFKGPDGNPLPGVDNEKGTINGVAAVQAGYGGGSLGIIDLSLQKVRGKWSVATSQSSTREIEHVQPDSAIVEAVTADHEATIEYVNTPIGTTTDDIHSYFALVQDDPSVQIVTNAQKWYVEKYVELNKPEYRDLPILSVGAPFKAGRNGVEEYTEIKKGDLTIRSAGDLYLYDNTLKAVKVKGSVVKEWIEMSAGKFNTIDPTITEAQELLSTSFPVYNFDVIDGVTYQIDVTQPAKYGKDGSLINPDASRVVNLEYNGEAIDLEQDFIVVTNNYRAGGGGNFPGIKGSELVVDSADENRQILMDYISEMKEVTPTADNNWSIAPISADVKVTFTTSPNAEKYIDATSPFSYTGQLDQNGFGIFEIDLNRGIKVQLLGLNDLHGQLDTSKKIGNQLAGKVEYTAAALKAEEATNPNTLLVHSGDMIGGSPLVSALFQDEPTIEVLEAMGVDVGALGNHEFDEGIDELKRMMHGGNHPNGNPGYDGMNFPLVAANAYDTRDGQLITEPYTVFTIGGQKVGFIGVVTQETPTMIVRKGNETLQITDEVEAINKYTAELKSQGIQSIVVLAHNPASQTGYTDKFDLSKIAEQISDEVDVLFAAHNHVEVNRLVDNKLIVQAFSYGTAFSDVDLEIDPFTGDIYSKSAEIKTVFQNNYTPDPEVAAIMEKYAAKVEPIKAQVVGGSVTTLAKGYPTTASEFGDFGLGNLIADGMKYAMNADFALMNGGGVRSPLDAGEVTYGDLFAVQPFGNTLNKVNLSGADLRIILDEQITAKGLDYHIAGFKYTYTYDFETKTGKVVDILLPDGSKIDETKEYTVVVNNYMYGNADTSFEELSTNLEVGPVDVDATVEYVKTLSNPFEYQAEGRIQLVVPALVQ
- a CDS encoding CPBP family intramembrane glutamic endopeptidase — encoded protein: MLALVTPSRFVDDTNKTYQNYSVGKLLTFLMTGAVFEELLFRGILQNVLFLVFNNEWLTIMITTLAFVAIHIQYYKKPIMLLNITIPGLVFGWVYFETANLIVPIVVHFLANLGMTLIFKYKWLKLKE
- a CDS encoding CoA-acylating methylmalonate-semialdehyde dehydrogenase; this translates as MTTTTTKILKNYINGAWVNAQTEQYQVVPNPATGEELAQVPISTQEDVDTAVKAAREAFKTWSKTPVPKRARILFKYQQLLVEQWDELARLITIENGKSFKEAHGEVQRGIECVEFAAGAPTLMMGKQLPDIASNIESGMYRYPVGVVGGITPFNFPMMVPCWMFPLAIAMGNTFILKPSERTPLLANRLAELFTEAGLPNGVLNIVHGAHDVVNGLLHHKEVPAISFVGSQPVAEYIYKTAANNGKRVQALAGAKNHSIVMPDADLDSAVKEIISAAYGSAGERCMACAVVVAVSDVVDPLIQKLNEKADEIKIGNGLEEDVFLGPVIRAEHKERTESYIVSGEQEGATLVRDGRKDEAYHQNGYFIGPTIFDNVKPSMKIWKDEIFAPVLSIVRVGSLEEAIELTNQSDFGNGACLFTQDGSNVRYFRENIEVGMLGVNIGVPAPMAFFPFSGWKNSFYGDLHANGSDGVEFYTRRKMLTARW
- a CDS encoding DUF5658 family protein, whose protein sequence is MKLIFYSLAILNSIDATMTFLGLKLSLIEEANPTMRFLYETEPLLFLGLKLLLSIALLVFGWKNVFPRISWFKPLIYTALSLYAIITCLHAKWVFQVIT
- a CDS encoding hemolysin family protein — its product is MGIEVFILIILIIINAFFAASEIALISLNDNKIKLQAESGDKKAIMLINLLSEPSRFLATIQIGITLAGFLASAFAAETFAGELTEFLLYMGVPLAPRLLGTISVVVITLVLSYFTLVLGELVPKRLALQKAEAISMFAVTPLTFLLKVSSPFVKLLTFSTNTIVRLFGVDPNAQEENVTEEEIRMMIDVGKENGTIQEAEKVMINNIFEFDNKTVSDIMTHRTNITALSINSTLLETVRFVNTEKYTRFPVYEENIDHIVGVLHGKDLIQFVENCEEANFNMRELIRDPFFVLESKPIDTLFRDMQKYNIHMAIAIDEYGGTDGIVTIEDVLEEIVGNIFDEYDEPEFDEEEIIQLEDLTYIIPGTTNLYIVEDLLKTEFPTEEYDILSGFLIGQLGYIPNNGDQPEIEYKDYLFTVKEVNEKRIVRVEVGLKKDSGS
- the pepT gene encoding peptidase T — translated: MKQELITRLTTYVKIDTQSDADSPTCPSTPGQLTLANLLVEELKSIGMKEITMDDNGYVMATLPANTDKEVPTIGFLAHLDTATDFTGANVNPQIVENYDGDDLVLNEALNVVLSPKSLPELPKYKGHTLITTDGTTLLGADNKAGITEIMTAMNYFIQNPDIKHGKVRVAFTPDEEIGRGPHKFDVAAFNAKFAYTVDGGPLGELQYESFSAAGAKITVKGNSVHPGTAKNKMVNSAKIAMELNGMLPADEAPEYTEGYEGFYHLISFNGDVEQTKLSYIIRDFDRESFEGRKTTLQNIVNDLNDKYGQGTVTLEMNDQYYNMREKIEPVKEIVDIANTAMKNLNIEPIIEPIRGGTDGSQLSYMGLPTPNIFTGGENFHGKFEYISVDNMEKATKVIVEITRLFEEQN